One part of the Bacteroidia bacterium genome encodes these proteins:
- a CDS encoding transglycosylase domain-containing protein, which translates to MMEDFQHSTTDSTSQETLKDKFQEFFKDPRVRKAGKISLILMGAGLACILILFLTVYFGAFGEIPQADKLANIRHHNSSEIYSADGKMLGKYYIENRSNVAYENISPELLQALVATEDARFYEHAGIDTRSMFRVAFKSILLGDKSAGGGSTISQQLAKNLFPREDYSILSLPVAKFKEMIIAKRLEKNYSKDEILALYLNTVPFGEKVYGIDAACQRFFNTSAKDISIEDGAVLVGMLKATTAYNPRRNPLRSTERRNVVLEQMARYEYLSEAVADSLKELPLELDYNKVTLLEGPAPYFRQQVAEELKAYFRDNPGPDGKKYNVYTDGLKIYTTIDSRLQRYAEESIASHLKELQKIFDKHWKGRTIFRDEDPQILKAMRQTDRYKYRKESGMTEAQILEHFQTPTKIKYWTWEGMVEKEMRPLDSIKLHQAFLHAGFMAMNPRNGYVKAWVGGINFKEFKYDHVLSRRQVGSTFKPFVYTAALAKGMDPCEYIENQQVVYEDYENWSPGNSDGKYEGYYSMQGGLTKSVNTVSAAVMNKVGVEDAHRFVNKFGFESEVPKAPSMVLGTAELSLREMLSAYSVFANRGLRTKPVLIKKVLDAQGNVIVEWPDKPERERVIDANTADMMNYMLRSVVKNGTGQRLRSRYGLNNQIGGKTGTTQDQTDGWFIGITPTLVAGAWVGGETRKVRFRSLSLGQGANTALPIYGKFMQRYYKLYSKHRNARFQDPGASALNSMDCDMYRDQAPGEGLEEFFLILKQRRMERQIRNMERKMQKKIEREEKRRRKKNNSRFKRNYRN; encoded by the coding sequence ATGATGGAAGATTTTCAACATAGCACCACAGATTCCACCTCGCAAGAAACGCTCAAAGATAAATTCCAGGAATTTTTTAAGGATCCTCGTGTCCGAAAAGCCGGAAAAATCTCTCTCATTCTTATGGGAGCGGGTCTTGCATGTATATTGATCCTTTTCCTCACGGTTTATTTCGGAGCATTTGGAGAAATACCTCAAGCAGATAAACTCGCCAATATTCGCCATCATAATTCTTCCGAGATTTATTCTGCAGATGGCAAGATGTTGGGGAAATACTATATCGAAAACAGGAGCAATGTTGCCTATGAAAATATTTCGCCTGAGCTTCTTCAAGCTCTGGTAGCAACGGAGGATGCACGTTTTTATGAGCATGCCGGTATTGATACCCGCAGTATGTTTCGAGTGGCATTCAAATCTATTTTGTTAGGAGATAAAAGTGCCGGAGGAGGAAGTACCATTTCACAGCAATTGGCCAAAAACCTCTTTCCCCGGGAAGACTATAGTATCCTGAGCTTGCCTGTAGCGAAGTTCAAGGAAATGATCATCGCCAAACGACTGGAAAAGAATTATAGCAAGGATGAAATTCTCGCCCTTTACCTGAATACCGTTCCATTCGGAGAAAAAGTCTACGGTATAGACGCCGCATGTCAGCGTTTTTTCAATACCAGCGCCAAAGATATTTCCATAGAGGATGGAGCCGTTTTGGTGGGTATGCTAAAGGCAACCACAGCTTATAATCCCAGAAGGAATCCTTTGCGATCTACAGAAAGAAGGAATGTCGTATTAGAGCAGATGGCGCGCTATGAATACCTTTCTGAGGCCGTAGCTGACTCGCTAAAGGAACTTCCTCTTGAGCTGGACTATAATAAAGTAACGCTACTGGAAGGGCCCGCGCCCTATTTTCGTCAGCAGGTAGCCGAGGAACTCAAAGCTTATTTCCGCGACAATCCCGGACCCGACGGCAAAAAATACAATGTCTATACAGATGGGCTCAAGATTTATACAACCATAGATTCCCGTTTGCAGCGATATGCCGAAGAATCGATTGCTTCTCATTTAAAGGAATTACAGAAAATTTTTGATAAGCATTGGAAAGGACGAACCATCTTTCGGGATGAAGATCCGCAAATTCTGAAGGCCATGCGCCAGACAGATCGCTATAAGTATCGCAAAGAATCGGGCATGACAGAAGCTCAAATCCTGGAGCATTTTCAAACGCCCACCAAGATCAAATACTGGACCTGGGAAGGAATGGTCGAAAAGGAAATGCGGCCCTTGGATTCCATCAAGTTACATCAGGCCTTTTTACATGCAGGCTTTATGGCGATGAATCCCCGAAACGGCTATGTAAAAGCCTGGGTAGGTGGGATTAACTTCAAAGAATTTAAATACGATCATGTACTTTCCCGCCGTCAGGTAGGATCAACTTTCAAGCCTTTTGTGTATACAGCGGCTTTGGCCAAAGGCATGGACCCCTGTGAGTATATCGAGAATCAGCAGGTGGTATATGAAGATTATGAAAATTGGTCGCCGGGAAATTCTGATGGGAAGTATGAAGGATACTATTCTATGCAAGGGGGATTGACTAAATCTGTCAATACCGTTTCCGCAGCTGTAATGAATAAAGTTGGGGTGGAAGATGCCCACCGTTTTGTCAATAAATTTGGCTTTGAATCAGAAGTTCCCAAAGCACCAAGTATGGTATTGGGAACGGCGGAACTGAGTCTCAGAGAAATGCTTTCTGCCTATTCAGTTTTTGCCAATCGAGGATTGCGAACCAAACCGGTACTGATCAAAAAGGTGCTGGATGCGCAAGGAAATGTGATTGTAGAATGGCCGGATAAGCCGGAAAGAGAACGTGTCATAGATGCCAATACGGCAGACATGATGAATTATATGCTACGATCCGTAGTAAAAAATGGGACGGGCCAAAGGTTGAGAAGTCGATATGGACTTAACAATCAAATCGGAGGAAAAACCGGAACAACCCAGGATCAAACCGATGGATGGTTCATTGGCATCACTCCTACCCTTGTAGCAGGTGCCTGGGTGGGGGGAGAAACCCGCAAAGTCCGATTCCGTTCCTTGAGTCTCGGACAAGGAGCTAATACGGCTTTGCCTATTTACGGCAAATTTATGCAGCGTTATTATAAGCTTTACAGCAAACATAGAAATGCCAGATTTCAGGATCCGGGAGCTTCGGCCCTCAATTCTATGGACTGTGATATGTATAGAGATCAGGCTCCGGGAGAAGGCCTGGAAGAGTTTTTCCTCATCCTCAAACAAAGACGGATGGAAAGACAGATTAGGAATATGGAGCGAAAGATGCAGAAAAAGATAGAGCGGGAGGAGAAACGAAGGCGAAAGAAAAACAACAGCCGTTTCAAAAGAAATTATAGAAACTAG
- a CDS encoding carboxypeptidase-like regulatory domain-containing protein: MRWKTQTSILLILLPILSMGQDWKRISGEVKDIRKGMGIPYAQIRILNSSLGVITNFSGEFRISIPERHFGDTLRISSIGYQSKDIPIQSLLDSNFISLPLGERIYSLEEIAIKEKRGKELGAGEIVRRAVNRIKKNVPDESMIINGFYRDYLLREGEYINLMEAALKVYDKGIQTYDYKKTQIELEQFRFRQDIQIDTFQSGSYASGEKMIPEMKMNYAGRNEFSILRLHDPIRNFKHPSFAFVFITNKYFLTYHNFKLDSLIIQDEDFLYEISFELVDDPVYKHLIEGKLFIRASDFAILKFSYTNFFKPEEEEEGVRYEILVEYQDFEEQMVLKYISMNNYLNTRIGNPSFKIDTIRVDTLANRLILRFNKTLDFRSSGNPKNYKVWIDGLRFKVENIVHNDPAEVSIPFRKKLKIDRPDQIRLEAENILSAYGEILNVYPTASMYQYREFFVNEVEIGEWEEREKVLVNKELPLYRNEVEQIPGFWENYNMVLSQPLKKLER, encoded by the coding sequence ATGCGCTGGAAAACACAAACAAGCATTTTACTTATTCTTCTGCCAATTCTTTCCATGGGGCAAGACTGGAAACGTATTTCAGGAGAAGTAAAAGATATTCGCAAAGGAATGGGTATTCCTTATGCCCAAATTCGAATTCTCAATAGCTCACTTGGTGTGATTACCAATTTTTCAGGTGAATTTCGAATCAGTATTCCTGAAAGACATTTTGGAGATACCCTTCGAATTTCCTCCATCGGTTACCAAAGCAAGGACATTCCCATTCAAAGCTTGCTGGATAGCAATTTTATCAGCCTGCCTTTAGGGGAAAGGATATACAGCCTGGAAGAAATAGCCATAAAAGAAAAAAGAGGAAAAGAATTGGGAGCAGGTGAAATCGTAAGAAGAGCTGTCAATCGTATCAAAAAGAATGTCCCTGATGAATCGATGATTATCAATGGATTTTATCGGGATTATCTGCTGAGAGAGGGAGAATATATCAACCTGATGGAAGCAGCTTTAAAGGTTTATGATAAAGGTATTCAAACTTATGATTACAAAAAGACCCAGATAGAACTGGAACAATTCCGCTTTAGACAGGACATACAGATTGATACTTTTCAAAGTGGATCTTATGCATCGGGAGAGAAAATGATTCCGGAAATGAAGATGAATTACGCAGGCCGAAATGAATTTTCCATCCTTCGCCTCCACGATCCCATTCGCAACTTTAAGCACCCTTCCTTTGCTTTTGTCTTCATCACCAATAAGTACTTTTTAACCTATCACAATTTCAAACTGGATTCGCTAATCATCCAGGACGAAGACTTCCTGTACGAGATATCCTTTGAGCTGGTGGATGACCCCGTTTACAAACATCTCATTGAGGGTAAGCTATTTATCCGTGCTTCGGATTTTGCGATCCTTAAGTTTTCCTATACCAATTTTTTCAAACCGGAAGAAGAAGAGGAAGGAGTGCGCTATGAGATTTTGGTAGAATATCAGGACTTTGAGGAGCAGATGGTTCTGAAGTACATTTCCATGAACAACTACCTGAATACACGAATTGGAAATCCGAGTTTTAAGATTGATACTATACGAGTAGATACCCTGGCCAATAGACTTATTCTTCGATTCAATAAAACCCTGGACTTTCGTAGCTCGGGAAATCCTAAAAACTACAAAGTCTGGATCGATGGGCTGAGGTTTAAAGTCGAAAATATTGTGCATAATGATCCAGCAGAGGTCAGCATTCCCTTCAGGAAAAAATTAAAAATAGATCGGCCGGATCAAATCAGATTGGAGGCGGAAAATATCCTTTCGGCTTATGGAGAGATTCTCAATGTCTATCCTACCGCTTCTATGTATCAGTATCGGGAATTTTTTGTAAATGAGGTTGAGATAGGGGAGTGGGAGGAAAGAGAAAAAGTATTGGTGAATAAAGAGCTACCTCTATATCGAAACGAAGTTGAGCAGATTCCCGGCTTTTGGGAGAATTACAATATGGTATTGAGCCAGCCTTTGAAGAAATTGGAGAGGTAA
- a CDS encoding gamma carbonic anhydrase family protein, translating to MPLIKSFKSHTPEIHPSAKLAENASIIGEVEIGEESSIWYNAVLRGDVGAIKIGKRTNIQDGAILHCSTGLTPCIVGDEVVVGHNAILHGCTVEDQVLIGMGAIVLDEVVVPKHTIIAANALVKQGALLEGGYMYAGTPAKKIKALSESQIEMIRSGALHYIENAKLHWG from the coding sequence ATGCCTCTCATCAAATCCTTCAAATCCCACACGCCTGAAATCCATCCCTCCGCCAAACTGGCAGAGAATGCTAGCATCATCGGTGAAGTAGAGATCGGTGAAGAAAGCAGCATTTGGTACAATGCTGTTTTAAGAGGGGATGTAGGCGCCATCAAGATCGGTAAGCGAACTAATATTCAGGATGGAGCTATTCTGCACTGCTCTACGGGACTTACGCCTTGCATCGTAGGGGATGAGGTGGTAGTGGGGCATAATGCTATCCTGCATGGATGCACCGTCGAAGATCAGGTATTGATTGGGATGGGAGCGATTGTATTGGATGAGGTAGTTGTTCCCAAACATACGATCATAGCTGCGAATGCTTTGGTAAAGCAGGGGGCTCTTTTGGAGGGAGGCTATATGTATGCTGGCACGCCGGCTAAAAAGATAAAAGCCCTGAGTGAATCTCAAATTGAGATGATCCGCTCAGGGGCTTTACACTATATAGAAAATGCGAAATTACATTGGGGCTGA
- the aroB gene encoding 3-dehydroquinate synthase, whose product MLSYPIHIGADAREKLGEFLRKSEYSQILILADDNTYDLCYPKLRDYLPVHEAIHIPAGEKFKTLETCVGVWSKMTQMAMDRKAILVNLGGGVIGDMGGMIASLYKRGIDFVQVPTTLLSQVDASVGSKLGVDFMQYKNHIGLFNDPQGVYIWPGFLNTLSDRELASGFAEVIKHHLIADQAGWEGLKQIRDLRKLDYTQIIEHSVAIKQRIVEEDPFEKGARKSLNFGHTIGHAIESMRLETEAPLLHGEAISIGMICEGFLSREAGLIDTKALVSIIELISHHYPSTNFSSGEFEDIIARALNDKKNEGKKILCTFIDGIGQFKINQEINDADIEESLEFYNDMAKGY is encoded by the coding sequence ATGCTTAGTTACCCGATACATATTGGAGCAGATGCCCGCGAGAAGCTCGGAGAATTTCTCAGGAAGTCCGAATATTCTCAAATCCTGATTCTGGCAGATGATAACACCTATGATCTTTGCTATCCCAAACTTCGGGATTATCTGCCGGTACATGAGGCTATCCATATTCCTGCAGGTGAAAAATTCAAGACGCTTGAAACCTGTGTTGGTGTTTGGAGCAAAATGACCCAAATGGCTATGGATCGAAAAGCCATCCTCGTCAATTTGGGCGGTGGAGTCATTGGAGATATGGGAGGAATGATTGCCAGCCTTTACAAAAGAGGCATTGATTTCGTCCAGGTTCCTACGACTTTGCTTTCTCAGGTGGATGCCAGCGTAGGCAGCAAGTTGGGAGTTGACTTCATGCAATACAAAAACCACATCGGTCTTTTCAATGATCCACAAGGCGTATACATCTGGCCCGGCTTTCTCAATACGCTGTCTGATCGCGAACTAGCCTCCGGTTTTGCCGAAGTAATCAAGCATCATCTGATTGCCGACCAGGCGGGCTGGGAAGGCTTAAAGCAGATTCGCGATTTGCGAAAACTGGACTATACGCAGATCATAGAGCATTCTGTCGCCATCAAACAAAGAATTGTCGAAGAAGACCCCTTCGAAAAAGGAGCAAGGAAGTCTCTGAATTTTGGTCATACGATTGGCCACGCCATAGAAAGTATGCGACTCGAAACAGAAGCTCCTTTGCTTCATGGAGAAGCCATATCCATCGGGATGATTTGCGAAGGCTTCCTCTCTCGCGAAGCAGGCCTCATCGATACCAAGGCCCTCGTCAGCATCATCGAACTCATTTCTCATCACTATCCCTCCACCAACTTCTCCAGCGGAGAATTTGAGGACATCATAGCTCGTGCCCTCAACGACAAGAAGAATGAAGGCAAAAAAATCCTCTGCACTTTCATAGACGGTATCGGTCAGTTCAAAATCAATCAGGAGATCAATGACGCTGATATCGAAGAGTCTCTGGAGTTTTACAATGATATGGCGAAGGGGTATTGA
- a CDS encoding phytanoyl-CoA dioxygenase family protein — protein sequence MKLDQEQIQEFTERGILRLKNFIPAGIADEAQQIALEKINKFHQNGKWNYESVQDLSFPKANKVFNKELGSLKPFKSLLTSDLLEVISQLMGEDAIPWMKFQSLISVPDTSKWEVPATTWHLDLPQIPNTGLQGIQMFGFLTEVRPGGGGTLAVAGSHRQLDELSHFKPKALRSVLKKQAFFRNLWSKEYPNRTSLMEETLSDKGGSVQVVEMHGKPTDVYLMDLRILHTVAPNSRDTPRIMLTQRFAKKEMLEATEALRKAYLEKF from the coding sequence ATGAAGCTAGACCAAGAACAAATACAGGAATTCACAGAAAGAGGCATTCTTCGGCTGAAGAATTTCATTCCTGCAGGCATTGCAGATGAGGCTCAGCAAATAGCCCTTGAAAAGATCAACAAGTTTCACCAAAACGGAAAGTGGAACTATGAATCCGTGCAAGACTTATCCTTTCCGAAAGCCAACAAAGTTTTCAATAAAGAGCTGGGAAGCCTCAAGCCTTTCAAATCTTTACTGACTTCAGATTTACTCGAAGTGATTTCACAATTGATGGGCGAAGATGCCATTCCGTGGATGAAGTTCCAGTCCCTGATCTCTGTTCCGGATACTTCCAAATGGGAGGTTCCTGCGACTACCTGGCACCTGGATTTGCCACAGATTCCGAACACGGGCTTACAGGGAATACAAATGTTTGGCTTTCTGACCGAAGTACGACCCGGAGGAGGAGGCACGTTGGCGGTAGCTGGATCTCATCGTCAATTAGACGAGCTTTCCCATTTCAAACCGAAAGCCCTGAGAAGTGTATTGAAAAAGCAGGCCTTTTTTCGAAATCTTTGGTCCAAAGAATATCCCAATCGCACCTCACTTATGGAAGAGACCCTAAGCGATAAAGGAGGAAGTGTTCAAGTAGTCGAAATGCATGGAAAGCCGACGGATGTCTATTTGATGGATTTGAGAATTCTTCATACGGTAGCTCCGAATAGTCGAGATACGCCCAGGATCATGTTGACACAGCGATTTGCAAAAAAGGAAATGCTTGAAGCTACAGAAGCATTGAGGAAGGCCTACTTAGAGAAGTTTTAG
- a CDS encoding tRNA-(ms[2]io[6]A)-hydroxylase — translation MLRLKMKTDPLWVKNIAESNIEEILTDHAWCEQKAASSAISLIVQYPMHEDLVTQMSDLAQEEMSHFRMVHQQIQKRGYTLGPERKDSYVNELVKFIRVKGKGREESLADKLLFAAMIEARSCERFKVLSENIDDKELADFYYDLMVSEARHYTLFIKLAKQLCPNVDVDKRWEAFLEFEGEVISRYGKSEAIHG, via the coding sequence ATGTTGAGGCTAAAAATGAAGACTGACCCGCTTTGGGTAAAGAATATAGCAGAGAGTAATATTGAGGAAATTCTGACGGATCATGCCTGGTGCGAACAAAAGGCGGCTTCTTCGGCTATCTCTCTCATCGTACAATATCCCATGCACGAGGATTTGGTTACCCAAATGTCAGATTTGGCCCAGGAGGAAATGAGCCATTTTCGCATGGTCCATCAGCAAATCCAGAAGCGTGGATATACCCTGGGGCCTGAGCGAAAAGACTCTTATGTCAATGAATTGGTGAAATTTATCCGCGTAAAAGGAAAAGGGCGAGAAGAAAGCCTGGCAGATAAATTGCTCTTTGCAGCTATGATAGAGGCTCGCAGCTGCGAACGCTTCAAGGTTTTGTCAGAAAATATAGATGACAAAGAGTTGGCAGATTTCTACTATGATCTCATGGTCTCAGAAGCTCGACATTATACGCTTTTCATCAAGCTCGCAAAACAACTTTGTCCCAATGTGGACGTAGATAAACGCTGGGAAGCTTTTCTCGAGTTTGAGGGTGAGGTTATAAGTAGGTATGGGAAAAGCGAAGCCATTCACGGATAG
- a CDS encoding fasciclin domain-containing protein: MKSSQVIKLIVSGIFIASISLSLGFAQCSSKSSNKNVHRASYKTSYRSPAKTSHHKDLVGIAASRKDLSTLVAAVKAAGLVETLQGKGPYTIFAPTNSAFAALPEGTVEMLLKPENKDKLIKVLTYHVVPGRIEANDLSNGNVGTAEGGNIKVDLSTDAVKINDAIVTSANKRAVNGVIHIIDRVLIPANL, translated from the coding sequence ATGAAAAGTAGCCAAGTAATCAAATTGATCGTTAGCGGAATATTCATCGCAAGTATCAGCCTAAGCCTCGGATTTGCACAGTGCAGTAGCAAATCAAGCAACAAAAATGTTCACAGAGCGAGCTACAAAACTTCTTACAGAAGTCCAGCGAAAACTTCTCATCACAAAGATCTGGTAGGAATCGCAGCTTCCAGAAAAGATCTTTCTACTTTGGTAGCTGCTGTTAAAGCTGCCGGTTTGGTAGAGACCCTACAAGGAAAAGGACCTTATACCATCTTTGCTCCGACAAACTCAGCCTTTGCTGCTTTGCCAGAAGGAACGGTAGAAATGCTCCTCAAGCCTGAGAACAAAGACAAGCTTATCAAAGTCCTGACCTATCACGTTGTACCCGGTCGCATCGAAGCCAATGACCTGAGCAATGGAAATGTAGGTACTGCTGAAGGAGGAAATATCAAGGTAGATTTGAGCACAGATGCAGTTAAAATCAATGATGCCATCGTTACCTCTGCAAACAAGAGAGCAGTAAATGGAGTCATCCACATCATCGACAGAGTATTGATCCCCGCCAATTTATAG
- a CDS encoding DUF937 domain-containing protein, with the protein MSLLNALTEQIGGQVLQGLAKNIGADEGVTGAAISAAIPMIVGALAKNASSDDGAASLSNALQKDHDGSILDNLGGFLSQSDNGPGGAILGHVFGQKRGGIESALSQITGLNSGQSGNLLENLAPVILGQLGRTQKSQGLNPADLAGLLAGESQQARGAGSPVMDILGKVLDQDGDGSMLDDIGGMLGGFLKR; encoded by the coding sequence ATGTCATTACTAAACGCACTCACCGAACAAATTGGTGGCCAGGTTCTTCAAGGACTGGCAAAGAATATTGGCGCTGACGAAGGAGTAACTGGAGCAGCAATTTCAGCTGCAATTCCAATGATTGTAGGAGCACTTGCAAAAAATGCATCTTCTGATGATGGAGCCGCATCTCTTAGCAATGCTTTACAGAAAGACCACGACGGAAGTATTCTGGACAATTTGGGAGGTTTCCTTTCTCAAAGTGATAATGGACCCGGTGGTGCAATTCTCGGACACGTATTTGGACAAAAGCGTGGAGGAATCGAATCTGCACTTAGTCAAATAACAGGTCTGAACTCAGGACAGTCTGGCAACCTTCTGGAAAATCTTGCACCCGTTATTTTGGGACAATTAGGAAGAACTCAGAAAAGCCAGGGCTTGAATCCTGCTGATCTTGCTGGATTGTTGGCTGGAGAAAGTCAGCAAGCTCGCGGTGCAGGTTCTCCTGTAATGGATATCCTCGGAAAAGTCCTGGATCAGGACGGAGATGGAAGTATGTTGGACGACATCGGTGGCATGTTGGGAGGATTCCTCAAAAGATAA
- a CDS encoding anti-sigma factor: MNVESYIESGVLEAYVGGFLSDAENKEVDQMAEKYPEIKEEIEKIQKAVRIYAQQNESAVQPPSLDSIIMNLAEEGEEQAAEEKIKSPNWMPYALAAAITLFLLSSFFAFNLYQDMQALRSEVASLSDRTENLEQEKNYISEQYAALRQNPIVIEQHQKIINDPASIPIIMTGLESAPDSKVHVFWHSTSKDVYLLIDELPEPPKDHQYQLWAIIDGVSLDAGIFDHHSKMQKLRHVEGKVSAFAVTLEEAGGSPTPRLDRMYVKGELKEA; the protein is encoded by the coding sequence GTGAATGTTGAATCATACATAGAATCCGGAGTATTAGAAGCCTATGTAGGCGGCTTTTTATCTGATGCCGAAAATAAAGAGGTAGATCAGATGGCCGAGAAGTATCCGGAGATCAAAGAGGAGATCGAGAAGATCCAGAAAGCTGTGCGTATATATGCCCAGCAAAATGAATCAGCCGTTCAGCCGCCTTCTCTGGACAGCATCATAATGAATTTAGCCGAGGAAGGGGAGGAACAGGCAGCTGAAGAAAAAATCAAAAGTCCCAATTGGATGCCTTACGCACTTGCAGCGGCAATCACTTTATTCCTCTTAAGTTCCTTTTTCGCTTTCAACTTATATCAGGACATGCAAGCTCTGAGGTCTGAAGTTGCCAGCTTATCTGACAGGACCGAGAACCTCGAACAAGAGAAAAACTATATCTCCGAACAATATGCAGCTCTACGTCAAAATCCCATTGTTATAGAGCAGCATCAGAAGATCATCAATGATCCTGCGAGTATTCCGATCATTATGACGGGTTTGGAATCAGCTCCAGATTCCAAAGTTCATGTCTTCTGGCATAGTACATCCAAAGATGTTTACCTCCTCATCGATGAGCTCCCCGAACCTCCCAAAGATCATCAATATCAACTCTGGGCCATTATCGATGGAGTTTCCCTCGATGCAGGAATTTTCGACCACCATAGCAAAATGCAGAAACTTCGGCACGTAGAAGGTAAGGTAAGTGCTTTTGCAGTTACGCTGGAAGAAGCGGGAGGAAGTCCGACACCGAGACTGGATCGCATGTATGTGAAGGGGGAGTTGAAGGAAGCATAA
- a CDS encoding ABC-F family ATP-binding cassette domain-containing protein, producing the protein MLILQDITYTLPNRDLLFSNISLKLNPQDKIGLIGKNGVGKSTLLRMINCEVFPVEGKLHLEAHPYYLPQVYGQYNHLTIAEALGVKEKIQAFHAILEGDGREETYALLDDDWTIEERCKAALNYWQLTDLELDQKLEHLSGGQKTRVLLAGISIHEPLLVLMDEPSNHLDTEGRELLYQFIRSTSSSLLIISHDRKLLNQLPVICEMKRDGITSYGGNYDFYREQKEKELKALNQDLQNKEVSLRKAKKKQRETKERQNKLDARGKKKQLQTGTPRIMMNKLKNDAENTSSKLKNLHNKRVDDISQELRDLRASLPEIDKMRFGFEDSSLHKGKILFEAEGINYSYTKEVIWKENLSLHIKSGQRLALKGLNASGKTTLIKLILGDLDPQVGKLKRAINNSVYIDQNYSLLDNKLSLYEQTQIFNNSNLQEYKVKTRLNRFLFGKEDWGKSCEALSGGERMRLILCCLTLSQQAPDLIVLDEPTNNLDIQNIEILTKAINQYHGTLLVVSHDERFLEEIHIESEIVLE; encoded by the coding sequence ATGTTAATTCTACAAGACATCACATATACCCTACCTAATAGGGATTTACTTTTCTCCAACATTTCGCTCAAACTAAATCCTCAGGACAAAATCGGCCTGATAGGAAAAAATGGGGTTGGGAAATCTACCCTTTTACGGATGATAAATTGTGAAGTATTTCCTGTCGAAGGGAAACTCCATTTAGAAGCGCATCCCTATTACCTTCCTCAGGTCTATGGCCAGTATAATCATCTGACTATCGCAGAAGCTTTGGGAGTGAAAGAAAAGATTCAGGCATTTCACGCCATTCTTGAAGGGGATGGCAGAGAAGAAACCTATGCTTTGCTGGATGATGACTGGACGATAGAAGAAAGGTGTAAAGCGGCTCTCAATTATTGGCAGTTGACAGATTTGGAACTGGATCAGAAACTAGAGCACTTGAGTGGAGGGCAGAAAACGCGGGTCCTGCTAGCGGGAATTTCTATTCATGAGCCTTTATTGGTATTGATGGATGAACCTAGCAATCATCTGGATACAGAAGGCAGAGAGCTTTTATACCAATTTATTCGATCCACTTCCAGTAGCCTTCTTATCATTAGCCATGATAGAAAATTACTGAATCAACTGCCTGTGATTTGCGAAATGAAAAGAGATGGAATCACTAGCTATGGCGGTAACTACGATTTCTATCGTGAGCAGAAAGAGAAAGAGTTGAAAGCTTTAAATCAGGACCTCCAGAACAAGGAGGTTTCTTTGCGTAAGGCCAAAAAGAAACAGAGGGAGACAAAGGAGCGACAGAATAAACTGGACGCCCGGGGAAAGAAAAAGCAGCTCCAGACTGGCACCCCTCGCATCATGATGAATAAGCTGAAAAATGATGCAGAGAATACATCTTCTAAACTGAAAAACCTGCACAATAAGAGAGTAGATGATATTTCGCAGGAATTGAGAGACTTGCGTGCTTCTCTGCCAGAGATAGACAAAATGAGATTTGGCTTTGAGGATTCTTCTTTACATAAAGGAAAAATCTTGTTTGAGGCAGAGGGAATAAATTACAGCTATACTAAGGAAGTTATTTGGAAAGAAAACCTTAGTCTTCATATAAAAAGTGGACAACGACTGGCTTTGAAAGGATTGAATGCTTCGGGAAAGACTACTTTGATCAAATTGATTTTGGGGGATTTAGATCCTCAAGTTGGCAAGCTGAAAAGAGCAATAAATAATTCAGTCTACATCGACCAGAATTACTCATTACTCGATAATAAACTCAGCTTATATGAGCAAACGCAAATATTCAATAATTCAAATCTCCAGGAGTATAAAGTCAAAACTCGTCTAAACCGCTTTTTATTTGGAAAGGAAGATTGGGGTAAATCCTGTGAGGCTTTGAGTGGAGGGGAAAGAATGCGATTGATCCTCTGTTGCCTGACACTCTCTCAGCAAGCGCCTGACCTCATTGTCCTGGATGAACCGACCAATAATCTTGATATTCAGAATATAGAAATCCTGACCAAAGCCATCAATCAGTATCATGGGACGCTATTGGTGGTGTCGCATGATGAGCGCTTTTTGGAGGAAATCCATATTGAGTCGGAGATTGTGCTGGAATAG